Proteins encoded by one window of Cannabis sativa cultivar Pink pepper isolate KNU-18-1 chromosome 4, ASM2916894v1, whole genome shotgun sequence:
- the LOC133036864 gene encoding uncharacterized protein LOC133036864: MSNKEAIEALNYMLKDINNSTLPFGGKVIVFGGDFRQVLPVVPKGTREQMINASLVKSELWPLFTKITLTDNMRAKQDPLFSNYLLNIGNGTEPTIDGKIQLLSSMILPYEDDDTSLNNLIDFVFPDINNYTENMNTILNRVILTPKNEYVDHINKILINRFSGNSIKYYSFDETVDKNEQGVQEDFMNSLTPSGFPAHELTLKLNCPIILLRNINTSEGLCNGTRLICRQFGSNIIDAEIVTGDHCGKRIFLPRIPFTPLENEKNIFPFKRTQFPIRLSFAMTINKVQGQTLDSVGVFLPEPVFSHGQLYVALSRAKTLSALRVIIRPPSGNEADNNHTLNIVYEEILLLSNTI; the protein is encoded by the coding sequence ATGTCAAACAAAGAAGCTATTGAAGCTTTAAACTATATGTTAAAAGACATAAATAATTCCACTCTTCCTTTTGGTGGTAAAGTTATAGTTTTTGGAGGTGATTTCCGTCAAGTATTACCTGTTGTTCCTAAAGGTACAAGAGAACAAATGATTAATGCAAGTTTAGTAAAATCTGAGTTATGGCCCTTATTTACTAAAATTACATTAACAGACAATATGCGGGCCAAACAAGATCCCTTATttagcaattatttattaaatattggcAATGGAACCGAGCCAACTATAGATGGAAAGATACAGCTACTCTCATCGATGATTTTACCTTATGAGGATGATGATACTTCGCTAAATAACTTAATAGATTTCGTATTTCCAGATATTAATAACTACACAGAAAATATGAATACAATACTCAATCGCGTGATTTTAACTCCGAAAAACGAGTATGTTGAccatattaataaaattctCATTAATCGATTTTCGGGTAACTCcataaaatattatagttttGATGAAACCGTAGATAAAAATGAACAGGGAGTACAAGAAGACTTCATGAATAGCTTAACACCAAGTGGATTCCCAGCCCATGAATTAACACTAAAATTAAATTGTCCAATTATATTACTTCGTAATATTAATACTTCTGAAGGATTATGTAATGGAACACGTCTAATATGTCGACAATTTGGCTCTAATATTATTGATGCTGAAATAGTTACTGGTGATCATTGTGGAAAGAGAATTTTTTTACCCAGAATACCTTTTACTCCAttggaaaatgaaaaaaatatattcccaTTTAAACGCACTCAGTTTCCCATTAGATTAAGTTTTGCTATGACTATTAACAAAGTTCAAGGACAAACGTTAGATTCTGTTGGTGTATTCTTACCAGAGCCTGTTTTCTCTCATGGACAATTATATGTTGCTCTATCTAGAGCAAAAACTTTATCAGCTTTAAGAGTTATCATTAGACCACCATCAGGCAACGAAGCTGACAATAATCATACCTTGAACATTGTTTATGAAGAAATCTTATTATTAAGCAATACTATATAA